The following proteins are co-located in the Solea senegalensis isolate Sse05_10M linkage group LG12, IFAPA_SoseM_1, whole genome shotgun sequence genome:
- the LOC122778510 gene encoding synaptopodin-2 isoform X1 codes for MEMKTGHTSVRRGVSWSPAEITKPLQATQDMDTPGTECNALWEKTGFNKEKMSRKTNLTRSASLSEKELKEARVRSQIIATQLTVPSNSSSRGVQLFNRRKQRVNAFTLESCGEGSQEDRVENVKTEPLSNKPTWAERSREEKDRDLNIKNSSTKSLFPTPIKVPTVGDIMEEPHKDFHREEDLEESVIQERHFLPVKEEQDEDKESEDKIHEEKVKDEIPPGNYNSDPVMMGHVEGGVEITGPAPSGVLLSGCHSTSGSDRVSVSTSKQTGTITNRTARPFFSPPTVQSSEETNPVMDTPPPPSYNTPPLPAFTAPQPVAFSPPPPPPSYPMPPLPAFTNQPLQAYYSSPPLMSPVTSPSFHPPSQFPVSPVSPHPPNPHYCPPTAPKPSTFIPQPSGERKSIITIKTGILEEGTARRATKKSMFTFKQKPVVAPNPELLTLVQGVDERKKHGHRSVPEPTPEEELLALGAEASNFLAKEEDKAEAAKAPEWASCLRSSRTEPRAEHRLEQNLTNVSGKGAELFAKRQSRMEKYVVDNQSANQTRSLSPTMSLPPSWVYPSNMPGRVKAIAKNSDMTAQFSQNLKTQQAVKQKPRPKAPVPQPVPESPPLENGCSKIEMDLSRHRPYQLNPSLFTFTPVKDHPISTLPRGAPQAKSQITNQTFSRQTSLSSTPPSHFNTQSMSPQLPLSPTGGAEYYSHPASVQPRVRSAMSAFSPERVSSPRSGVQAPKPTFSAKKAGITPQTSKDSTVGETSSETTTPTRIPNLARRFSSPEGPNTGTWTSSLQMNCPSNTNTSSSIHSITSPVSSPMVTRCLSPMTNQNIHFSKTNSTPTFRPSQTSGVTPPCSPWGSRCQSPMVSHNTSHDVPISTSRPTQTHTDTALVSPPWGSRCQSPMVSQNTSTNISISTPRVSQTPITTSPISPPWGSRCQSPMVSQNTSSTISSSTYRPSQTPKNTSPIAPPWGSRSQSPGLSHSSLPFSTTKPLYTSSATSPILQTKDSRCMSPTVNNLDSKANHRLLAKNIINAAKRKNSPSPGALSGHNLPISPLGNLHHGYDCHKPPTSPFQSRALGAQSPIFTSPPPTPTQRICSPVRLYNTRSLTDSDASVESEDSGLRSPGPHSYNTCPRGWGGSLRVKRSTVSTDL; via the exons ATGGAGATGAAGACGGGACACACGTCCGTCAGGAGAGGGGTGAGCTGGAGTCCAGCAGAAATTACAAAACCTCTCCAGGCAACACAAGACATGGACACTCCTGGGACAGAGTGCAATGCATTATGGGAGAAGACAGGattcaacaaagaaaagatgAGCCGGAAAACAa ATCTGACTCGGAGTGCCAGTTTATCAGAGAAGGAACTCAAAGAGGCTCGAGTCAGGAGCCAGATCATTGCCACTCAGCTCACTGTCCCTTCCAACTCTAGCTCCCGAGGCGTGCAGCTCTTCAACCGCCGCAAGCAGAGAGTCAACGCCTTCACACTTGAAAGCTGTGGAGAGGGGTCACAAGAGGACAGGGTAGAGAATGTGAAAACTGAACCCTTGTCTAACAAACCAACATGGGCAGAGAGGAGCCGTGAGGAAAAAGATAGAGATCTCAACATTAAGAATAGCTCCACAAAATCACTCTTCCCAACACCTATAAAGGTCCCTACAGTAGGTGATATCATGGAGGAACCACATAAAGATTTCCACAGAGAAGAGGACTTAGAGGAGAGTGTTATCCAAGAGAGGCACTTCCTTCCTGTCAAGGAAGAACAGGATGAAGACAAAGAGTCAGAAGATAAAATTCATGAGGAGAAAGTCAAGGATGAGATTCCCCCTGGAAATTATAACAGTGATCCAGTCATGATGGGGCATGTCGAGGGGGGGGTGGAGATAACAGGGCCAGCTCCCAGTGGAGTGCTTCTTAGTGGCTGCCACAGCACCTCTGGATCAGACAGGGTGTCTGTGTCCACATCCAAGCAGACAGGCACCATCACCAACAGAACTGCCAGACCCTTTTTCTCCCCACCAACAGTACAGTCTTCAGAGGAAACCAACCCTGTCATGGAcaccccacctcctccttcttacaacactcctcctctgcctgctTTCACAGCTCCACAACCTGTGGCATTCTCACCTCCACCTCCGCCTCCATCATATCCCATGCCACCTCTCCCAGCCTTTACAAACCAACCTCTACAGGCCTACTACTCCAGTCCACCTCTGATGTCTCCTGTGACTTCCCCTTCCTTCCATCCACCATCTCAGTTCCCAGTTTCTCCTGTATCTCCCCATCCACCCAACCCTCATTATTGCCCTCCCACAGCCCCAAAGCCATCCACCTTCATTCCTCAGCCCTCCGGAGAGAGGaagtcaataataacaattaaaacagGAATACTTGAGGAAGGGACTGCAAGGAGGGCAACTAAGAAGTCaatgttcacattcaaacaGAAACCGGTGGTAGCTCCGAACCCTGAGCTGCTGACTTTGGTGCAAGGTGTGGATGAACGGAAGAAACACGGACATAGATCGGTGCCTGAGCCTACACCTGAGGAAGAGTTACTGGCTCTGGGTGCAGAGGCCTCCAACTTCCTCGCCAAGGAAGAAGATAAGGCAGAGGCGGCTAAAGCTCCAGAGTGGGCTTCATGCCTTAGGAGCTCCAGGACTGAACCCAGGGCAGAGCACAGACTAGAGCAGAACCTTACCAACGTTTCAGGAAAGGGGGCTGAGCTGTTTGCCAAGCGTCAATCCAGGATGGAGAAATATGTTGTTGATAATCAGAGTGCAAATCAAACGAGGTCTCTGTCTCCCACAATGTCTTTACCACCATCTTGGGTTTACCCATCCAACATGCCTGGGAGGGTCAAGGCCATTGCTAAAAATTCTGACATGACAGCTCAGTTTTCACAAAATTTAAAGACCCAACAAGCCGTAAAGCAAAAACCCAGGCCAAAAGCTCCAGTACCACAGCCAGTTCCAGAATCACCACCTTTAGAGAACGGATGCTCCAAGATAGAGATGGACCTGTCAAGGCACCGGCCTTACCAGCTTAACCCATCCCTCTTCACATTTACCCCAGTCAAAGACCACCCCATTAGTACACTACCCAGAGGAGCACCACAAGCCAAGAGCCAGATCACCAACCAAACCTTCTCCAGACAGACTTCATTATCTAGCACACCTCCTTCTCACTTCAATACTCAGAGCATGTCTCCTCAGCTGCCCCTCAGCCCCACAGGAGGAGCAGAGTATTATTCACATCCAGCCTCTGTGCAGCCACGGGTTAGATCTGCTATGTCTGCCTTTTCTCCAGAGCGAGTGTCCTCTCCCCGGTCAGGGGTCCAGGCACCAAAGCCCACATTTTCTGCCAAGAAGGCAGGGATTACACCACAG ACATCAAAGGACTCAACTGTAGGTGAGACCTCCAGTGAGACTACCACGCCAACCAGGATACCGAATCTTGCCAGACGTTTCAGCAGCCCAGAGGGTCCCAACACAGGGACCTGGACATCCAGCCTCCAAATGAATTGCCCCTCCAACACCAACACCTCCAGCTCCATCCATTCAATCACTTCCCCTGTCTCCTCTCCCATGGTTACAAGATGCCTGTCCCCCATGACCAATCAGAATATCCACTTTTCCAAAACTAACTCTACACCAACATTCAGACCCTCTCAAACATCTGGAGTCACCCCTCCGTGCTCCCCTTGGGGGTCAAGATGTCAGTCCCCAATGGTAAGCCATAATACTTCACATGATGTCCCCATTTCTACATCAAGAcccacccagacacacacagacacagctcttGTCTCTCCTCCTTGGGGCTCAAGATGCCAGTCCCCAATGGTAAGCCAGAATACTTCCACTAACATCTCCATTTCCACACCCAGAGTCTCACAAACACCTATAACCACATCCCCTATCTCACCTCCTTGGGGGTCAAGATGCCAGTCCCCAATGGTAAGCCAGAATACTTCCTCTACTATCTCCAGTTCCACATACAGACCCTCCCAAACACCAAAAAACACATCTCCTATCGCTCCTCCTTGGGGTTCTCGTTCCCAGTCTCCAGGACTCTCTCATAGCAGTTTACCATTCTCCACCACTAAACCTCTGTACACATCCTCTGCCACCTCTCCTATTCTCCAAACCAAAGACAGTCGCTGCATGTCTCCCACTGTTAATAATTTAGACTCTAAGGCCAACCACCGCCTCCTGGCAAAGAACATAATCAATGCAGCAAAACGTAAAAACAGTCCTTCCCCTGGTGCACTCAGTGGTCACAACCTCCCCATCTCACCTCTGGGAAATTTGCACCATGGGTACGACTGTCACAAACCACCCACAAGCCCCTTCCAGTCACGAGCACTGGGCGCCCAGTCCCCTATCTTTACCAGCCCACCTCCCACCCCGACACAGAGGATCTGCTCTCCTGTGAGGCTTTACAACACTCGCTCGCTCACAGACTCTGATGCCTCTGTTGAGTCTGAAGACTCTGGCCTTCGATCGCCTGGCCCGCACTCCTACAACACCTGTCCCCGAGGCTGGGGCGGCAGCCTGAGGGTAAAGAGAAGCACCGTCTCCACTGATCTGTGA
- the LOC122778510 gene encoding mucin-5AC isoform X2, with protein MEEPHKDFHREEDLEESVIQERHFLPVKEEQDEDKESEDKIHEEKVKDEIPPGNYNSDPVMMGHVEGGVEITGPAPSGVLLSGCHSTSGSDRVSVSTSKQTGTITNRTARPFFSPPTVQSSEETNPVMDTPPPPSYNTPPLPAFTAPQPVAFSPPPPPPSYPMPPLPAFTNQPLQAYYSSPPLMSPVTSPSFHPPSQFPVSPVSPHPPNPHYCPPTAPKPSTFIPQPSGERKSIITIKTGILEEGTARRATKKSMFTFKQKPVVAPNPELLTLVQGVDERKKHGHRSVPEPTPEEELLALGAEASNFLAKEEDKAEAAKAPEWASCLRSSRTEPRAEHRLEQNLTNVSGKGAELFAKRQSRMEKYVVDNQSANQTRSLSPTMSLPPSWVYPSNMPGRVKAIAKNSDMTAQFSQNLKTQQAVKQKPRPKAPVPQPVPESPPLENGCSKIEMDLSRHRPYQLNPSLFTFTPVKDHPISTLPRGAPQAKSQITNQTFSRQTSLSSTPPSHFNTQSMSPQLPLSPTGGAEYYSHPASVQPRVRSAMSAFSPERVSSPRSGVQAPKPTFSAKKAGITPQTSKDSTVGETSSETTTPTRIPNLARRFSSPEGPNTGTWTSSLQMNCPSNTNTSSSIHSITSPVSSPMVTRCLSPMTNQNIHFSKTNSTPTFRPSQTSGVTPPCSPWGSRCQSPMVSHNTSHDVPISTSRPTQTHTDTALVSPPWGSRCQSPMVSQNTSTNISISTPRVSQTPITTSPISPPWGSRCQSPMVSQNTSSTISSSTYRPSQTPKNTSPIAPPWGSRSQSPGLSHSSLPFSTTKPLYTSSATSPILQTKDSRCMSPTVNNLDSKANHRLLAKNIINAAKRKNSPSPGALSGHNLPISPLGNLHHGYDCHKPPTSPFQSRALGAQSPIFTSPPPTPTQRICSPVRLYNTRSLTDSDASVESEDSGLRSPGPHSYNTCPRGWGGSLRVKRSTVSTDL; from the exons ATGGAGGAACCACATAAAGATTTCCACAGAGAAGAGGACTTAGAGGAGAGTGTTATCCAAGAGAGGCACTTCCTTCCTGTCAAGGAAGAACAGGATGAAGACAAAGAGTCAGAAGATAAAATTCATGAGGAGAAAGTCAAGGATGAGATTCCCCCTGGAAATTATAACAGTGATCCAGTCATGATGGGGCATGTCGAGGGGGGGGTGGAGATAACAGGGCCAGCTCCCAGTGGAGTGCTTCTTAGTGGCTGCCACAGCACCTCTGGATCAGACAGGGTGTCTGTGTCCACATCCAAGCAGACAGGCACCATCACCAACAGAACTGCCAGACCCTTTTTCTCCCCACCAACAGTACAGTCTTCAGAGGAAACCAACCCTGTCATGGAcaccccacctcctccttcttacaacactcctcctctgcctgctTTCACAGCTCCACAACCTGTGGCATTCTCACCTCCACCTCCGCCTCCATCATATCCCATGCCACCTCTCCCAGCCTTTACAAACCAACCTCTACAGGCCTACTACTCCAGTCCACCTCTGATGTCTCCTGTGACTTCCCCTTCCTTCCATCCACCATCTCAGTTCCCAGTTTCTCCTGTATCTCCCCATCCACCCAACCCTCATTATTGCCCTCCCACAGCCCCAAAGCCATCCACCTTCATTCCTCAGCCCTCCGGAGAGAGGaagtcaataataacaattaaaacagGAATACTTGAGGAAGGGACTGCAAGGAGGGCAACTAAGAAGTCaatgttcacattcaaacaGAAACCGGTGGTAGCTCCGAACCCTGAGCTGCTGACTTTGGTGCAAGGTGTGGATGAACGGAAGAAACACGGACATAGATCGGTGCCTGAGCCTACACCTGAGGAAGAGTTACTGGCTCTGGGTGCAGAGGCCTCCAACTTCCTCGCCAAGGAAGAAGATAAGGCAGAGGCGGCTAAAGCTCCAGAGTGGGCTTCATGCCTTAGGAGCTCCAGGACTGAACCCAGGGCAGAGCACAGACTAGAGCAGAACCTTACCAACGTTTCAGGAAAGGGGGCTGAGCTGTTTGCCAAGCGTCAATCCAGGATGGAGAAATATGTTGTTGATAATCAGAGTGCAAATCAAACGAGGTCTCTGTCTCCCACAATGTCTTTACCACCATCTTGGGTTTACCCATCCAACATGCCTGGGAGGGTCAAGGCCATTGCTAAAAATTCTGACATGACAGCTCAGTTTTCACAAAATTTAAAGACCCAACAAGCCGTAAAGCAAAAACCCAGGCCAAAAGCTCCAGTACCACAGCCAGTTCCAGAATCACCACCTTTAGAGAACGGATGCTCCAAGATAGAGATGGACCTGTCAAGGCACCGGCCTTACCAGCTTAACCCATCCCTCTTCACATTTACCCCAGTCAAAGACCACCCCATTAGTACACTACCCAGAGGAGCACCACAAGCCAAGAGCCAGATCACCAACCAAACCTTCTCCAGACAGACTTCATTATCTAGCACACCTCCTTCTCACTTCAATACTCAGAGCATGTCTCCTCAGCTGCCCCTCAGCCCCACAGGAGGAGCAGAGTATTATTCACATCCAGCCTCTGTGCAGCCACGGGTTAGATCTGCTATGTCTGCCTTTTCTCCAGAGCGAGTGTCCTCTCCCCGGTCAGGGGTCCAGGCACCAAAGCCCACATTTTCTGCCAAGAAGGCAGGGATTACACCACAG ACATCAAAGGACTCAACTGTAGGTGAGACCTCCAGTGAGACTACCACGCCAACCAGGATACCGAATCTTGCCAGACGTTTCAGCAGCCCAGAGGGTCCCAACACAGGGACCTGGACATCCAGCCTCCAAATGAATTGCCCCTCCAACACCAACACCTCCAGCTCCATCCATTCAATCACTTCCCCTGTCTCCTCTCCCATGGTTACAAGATGCCTGTCCCCCATGACCAATCAGAATATCCACTTTTCCAAAACTAACTCTACACCAACATTCAGACCCTCTCAAACATCTGGAGTCACCCCTCCGTGCTCCCCTTGGGGGTCAAGATGTCAGTCCCCAATGGTAAGCCATAATACTTCACATGATGTCCCCATTTCTACATCAAGAcccacccagacacacacagacacagctcttGTCTCTCCTCCTTGGGGCTCAAGATGCCAGTCCCCAATGGTAAGCCAGAATACTTCCACTAACATCTCCATTTCCACACCCAGAGTCTCACAAACACCTATAACCACATCCCCTATCTCACCTCCTTGGGGGTCAAGATGCCAGTCCCCAATGGTAAGCCAGAATACTTCCTCTACTATCTCCAGTTCCACATACAGACCCTCCCAAACACCAAAAAACACATCTCCTATCGCTCCTCCTTGGGGTTCTCGTTCCCAGTCTCCAGGACTCTCTCATAGCAGTTTACCATTCTCCACCACTAAACCTCTGTACACATCCTCTGCCACCTCTCCTATTCTCCAAACCAAAGACAGTCGCTGCATGTCTCCCACTGTTAATAATTTAGACTCTAAGGCCAACCACCGCCTCCTGGCAAAGAACATAATCAATGCAGCAAAACGTAAAAACAGTCCTTCCCCTGGTGCACTCAGTGGTCACAACCTCCCCATCTCACCTCTGGGAAATTTGCACCATGGGTACGACTGTCACAAACCACCCACAAGCCCCTTCCAGTCACGAGCACTGGGCGCCCAGTCCCCTATCTTTACCAGCCCACCTCCCACCCCGACACAGAGGATCTGCTCTCCTGTGAGGCTTTACAACACTCGCTCGCTCACAGACTCTGATGCCTCTGTTGAGTCTGAAGACTCTGGCCTTCGATCGCCTGGCCCGCACTCCTACAACACCTGTCCCCGAGGCTGGGGCGGCAGCCTGAGGGTAAAGAGAAGCACCGTCTCCACTGATCTGTGA